A window of the Gordonia humi genome harbors these coding sequences:
- a CDS encoding ABC transporter ATP-binding protein, whose amino-acid sequence MRRPGRTTEVGAGGHATGPRLRAVDATIGYDGATVSESLSVDIPDGRFTVIVGPNACGKSTLLRALSRLLKPEAGQVLLDGKAIDSYPAKQVARTLGLLPQTSIAPDGIRVADLVARGRYPHQRLIQQWTADDEEAVASAMRDTGITDLSAKLVDELSGGQRQRVWVAMVLAQQTQIVLLDEPTTFLDIAHQIELLDLCARLNREQGQTMVAVLHDLNHACRYADHLIAMRAGRVIAEGPPAEVITAELVGEVFGLSCRIIDDPETHTPLVIPRAGDWAALPARR is encoded by the coding sequence ATGAGACGACCAGGTCGGACGACCGAGGTCGGAGCCGGTGGACACGCGACCGGTCCGCGGCTTCGGGCCGTCGACGCGACCATCGGGTACGACGGTGCGACCGTCAGTGAGAGCCTGTCGGTCGACATCCCGGACGGACGGTTCACCGTGATCGTCGGCCCGAACGCCTGCGGGAAGTCGACGCTGCTTCGTGCGCTCTCGCGGCTGCTGAAGCCGGAGGCGGGCCAGGTGCTGCTCGACGGGAAGGCGATCGACTCCTACCCCGCCAAACAGGTCGCGCGGACCCTCGGTCTGCTGCCGCAGACGTCGATCGCCCCGGACGGCATCCGCGTGGCGGACCTGGTGGCCCGGGGCCGATATCCGCACCAGCGGCTCATTCAGCAGTGGACGGCCGACGACGAGGAGGCCGTCGCGTCGGCCATGCGCGACACCGGCATCACCGATCTGTCGGCGAAGCTCGTCGATGAGCTGTCCGGCGGACAACGACAACGCGTGTGGGTCGCGATGGTACTGGCGCAGCAGACGCAGATCGTCCTGCTCGACGAGCCGACCACGTTCCTGGACATCGCGCATCAGATCGAACTCCTGGACCTGTGCGCGCGGTTGAATCGCGAGCAGGGGCAGACGATGGTCGCGGTGCTGCACGATCTCAACCATGCGTGCCGGTACGCCGATCACCTCATCGCGATGCGGGCGGGGCGAGTGATCGCCGAAGGTCCGCCGGCCGAGGTGATCACCGCGGAGCTGGTCGGTGAGGTATTCGGACTCTCGTGCCGGATCATCGACGATCCGGAGACGCACACTCCGCTGGTGATCCCGCGGGCGGGCGACTGGGCCGCGCTGCCGGCTCGGAGGTGA
- a CDS encoding Fic family protein, with amino-acid sequence MSIEHLSGTIIEGINARIGGGLRDHEMLAGAVGRPMTSAFGQEAFPTVWDKAGVYIHSLSSTQCFSDGNKRTAWISAVTFLELNGVGLRPVMTVEAEAFVLAVSRSLFDTTDDPGRTLRRAAEWFRVNAIW; translated from the coding sequence GTGAGTATCGAACACCTCTCGGGCACGATCATCGAGGGGATTAACGCCCGCATCGGCGGTGGTCTACGGGATCATGAGATGCTGGCTGGCGCAGTAGGACGCCCAATGACGTCCGCCTTCGGCCAGGAAGCATTCCCGACCGTTTGGGATAAGGCGGGTGTCTATATTCACTCGTTGAGTTCGACTCAGTGCTTCTCCGACGGGAACAAGCGGACGGCGTGGATTTCAGCGGTGACGTTCCTTGAGCTGAATGGGGTTGGACTGCGACCCGTGATGACAGTTGAAGCGGAGGCGTTCGTCCTCGCCGTGTCGCGCAGCCTGTTCGACACCACCGATGATCCGGGGCGGACACTGCGGCGTGCAGCGGAGTGGTTCCGCGTCAACGCGATCTGGTGA